The Corynebacterium confusum genome has a window encoding:
- a CDS encoding ABC transporter ATP-binding protein gives MIKLHDVSLSYGQNTAEPVLHHVNLTVAKGELVLVCGESGCGKSSLLRLINGVAHTFCDAQISGEVLLDDEDITHAHPHDIAERVGSVFQNPKSQFFTLEVASELAFGCENLGVAPNEIRQRIGELSADFGMVHLLDRHLFTLSGGQKQKIACASVAAMHPQVLLLDEPSSNLDLAAVDELRRIVAQWKTQGRTVLIAEHRLSYLVDIVDRVLVMQDGQIAHDLSGSEFRTLDKAELYRMGLRSAQQVPEVTREPRPSSGTMVLKKLQFTYPKATEPSLSISHTELPQGQVIGVVGRNGAGKSTFVRVLTGLESKATGVVDINNRSLSGPRQRLRQSYLVMQDVNHQLFGESVESDVIIGTSGPDGKNEARLTEVLGALDLADKRARHPMSLSGGERQRVAIASAVLSEREVIVFDEPTSGLDLCRMHRVAHLLDALARQGKTVLVVTHDMELVARCCDLLLRVEKGRLTACEPCDDLALARTVRYLRGRDS, from the coding sequence GTGATAAAGCTGCACGATGTGTCACTATCCTATGGTCAAAACACAGCGGAGCCGGTGCTGCACCACGTAAATCTCACCGTGGCGAAGGGCGAACTAGTTCTAGTGTGTGGCGAATCAGGCTGCGGTAAGTCCAGCCTGCTACGCCTGATAAACGGCGTGGCGCACACGTTCTGCGACGCCCAGATTTCGGGGGAGGTGCTGCTGGACGACGAAGACATCACTCATGCCCACCCACACGACATCGCCGAACGCGTAGGCTCAGTGTTCCAAAACCCCAAGTCGCAATTTTTCACGCTGGAAGTAGCCAGCGAACTCGCCTTTGGCTGCGAAAACCTCGGCGTGGCGCCCAACGAGATTCGACAGCGTATTGGGGAACTTTCCGCAGATTTCGGCATGGTTCATCTCCTCGACCGGCACCTGTTCACACTTTCCGGCGGCCAGAAACAAAAAATAGCATGCGCTTCAGTGGCCGCGATGCACCCACAGGTACTACTACTAGACGAACCATCATCAAATCTCGACCTCGCCGCCGTCGATGAGCTGCGCCGCATCGTCGCGCAGTGGAAGACACAGGGCCGCACCGTCCTGATCGCTGAGCATCGGCTTTCCTACCTAGTTGACATCGTGGACCGAGTGCTGGTTATGCAGGACGGGCAGATCGCTCATGATCTCAGCGGCTCGGAGTTTCGCACCCTAGACAAGGCCGAACTGTACCGCATGGGCTTGCGCTCAGCGCAGCAGGTCCCCGAGGTGACCCGCGAGCCACGCCCTTCAAGTGGCACGATGGTGCTCAAAAAGCTACAGTTCACCTACCCCAAGGCTACAGAGCCATCCCTGAGCATCAGCCACACGGAGTTGCCGCAAGGACAAGTCATCGGCGTGGTAGGACGCAACGGGGCCGGAAAATCTACCTTTGTGCGCGTTCTGACTGGCCTGGAATCTAAGGCCACCGGCGTGGTGGACATCAATAACCGCTCGCTCTCGGGTCCCCGGCAGCGCCTGCGCCAGTCCTATTTAGTAATGCAGGACGTAAACCACCAGCTTTTCGGGGAGAGCGTGGAGTCCGACGTAATCATCGGCACCAGTGGACCGGATGGGAAAAACGAAGCGCGCCTTACCGAGGTGCTTGGTGCACTTGATCTCGCGGACAAGCGGGCCCGGCACCCGATGTCGCTTTCGGGCGGCGAACGCCAGCGCGTGGCCATCGCCTCAGCAGTCCTAAGTGAGCGCGAGGTAATCGTCTTCGATGAACCCACCAGCGGGCTGGACCTGTGCCGCATGCACCGGGTGGCCCACCTGCTAGACGCCCTAGCCCGGCAGGGCAAGACCGTTTTGGTAGTAACCCATGACATGGAGCTGGTGGCGCGGTGCTGCGATCTTCTCCTGCGCGTGGAAAAAGGCCGCCTTACCGCCTGCGAACCGTGCGATGATCTCGCACTGGCGCGCACGGTGCGGTATCTACGCGGCCGCGACAGCTAG
- a CDS encoding MptD family putative ECF transporter S component, producing MPSTPHTTPKDAKAGRLNITDLMNIGIFFVINLVAGVVIAFIGITPITYVMITSVQALILGIPMMLFLAKVHKPGMVFIFLLLSGLASLLLGLGIWPLLLSLVMAVFAELILRAGKYTSAIHSVIAYAFIAVSPTASYIPLFFTTRRYIESSGMQTKYGASFADGLTSIGQMTWLFLIIVIVTFVCGILGGILGRRIFTKHFQRAGIA from the coding sequence ATGCCCAGTACTCCCCACACCACCCCGAAAGATGCAAAAGCAGGACGGCTGAACATCACCGACCTGATGAACATCGGCATCTTCTTCGTCATCAACTTGGTAGCCGGCGTGGTCATCGCCTTCATCGGCATCACCCCCATCACCTACGTGATGATCACCAGCGTTCAGGCCCTCATCCTGGGCATCCCGATGATGCTGTTCTTGGCCAAGGTGCACAAGCCCGGCATGGTCTTCATATTCCTTCTTCTCAGCGGCCTCGCCAGCCTGCTGCTTGGTTTAGGCATATGGCCACTGCTGCTCAGCTTGGTCATGGCCGTGTTTGCCGAGTTAATTTTGCGCGCCGGCAAGTATACGAGCGCAATACACAGTGTGATCGCCTATGCCTTTATAGCAGTGTCACCCACCGCATCATATATTCCGCTTTTCTTCACCACTCGGCGCTACATAGAGAGCAGCGGCATGCAGACCAAATATGGTGCTAGTTTCGCGGATGGCCTCACCTCTATTGGCCAGATGACTTGGCTATTCCTCATCATTGTGATAGTAACCTTCGTCTGCGGGATCCTCGGCGGGATCCTCGGCCGGCGCATCTTCACCAAGCACTTCCAGCGAGCAGGAATCGCCTGA
- a CDS encoding IS3 family transposase (programmed frameshift): MPRKYSVEFKEKAVHQIIEMVRLESCSLQRAYTEVGELLGVSHHTLRAWYRDSASVRDDSDASGGETMEEEIKRLRRENRELKRANGILKAASGFFRSGTRPTHDQMISYIDTYKDQFGVEAICRVLKQADRGFITSRGYRKATTRVPSARALSDSLLIPEIQRVHAQNFSVYGIRKMWHAMNREGFHIGRDKTARLMKLAGVSGRRRGRTPVTTISPKTPDHRPDLVRRNFRARAPGRLWVADITYVRTLSGFAYTAFVVDVYSRKIVGVATRSTMRTDALPMEALEHALTTAGRIHGNQLIHHSDRGSQYVSLKYSTALAESGIRPSVGTVGDSYDNALAETVNGLYKAELIHAQGPWTSVGEVELATLRWVHWWNTKRLHEALDYATPQEVETEYYLTQPINTGP; the protein is encoded by the exons ATGCCTAGAAAGTATTCCGTCGAGTTCAAGGAGAAGGCGGTCCATCAGATCATCGAAATGGTTCGCCTGGAGTCTTGCTCACTGCAACGCGCCTACACGGAGGTCGGTGAGCTGCTTGGAGTATCTCACCACACGTTGCGGGCTTGGTACCGTGACAGCGCTTCAGTACGTGATGACTCCGACGCGTCAGGCGGCGAAACAATGGAAGAAGAGATCAAGCGTCTGCGCCGCGAAAACCGTGAGCTGAAGCGAGCAAACGGGATTCTTAAGGCTGCTTCGG GCTTTTTTCGCAGCGGAACTCGACCGACCCACGACCAAATGATCTCTTACATCGACACGTATAAAGATCAGTTTGGGGTCGAGGCCATCTGCCGAGTCCTTAAACAAGCAGATCGTGGATTCATTACTTCACGCGGCTACCGCAAAGCCACCACTCGTGTTCCCAGCGCAAGGGCCTTAAGCGATAGCCTTCTCATCCCAGAGATACAGCGTGTGCATGCGCAGAATTTCTCGGTCTACGGCATCCGCAAAATGTGGCACGCGATGAACCGTGAAGGCTTTCATATTGGTCGCGACAAGACTGCACGACTGATGAAGCTAGCAGGTGTTTCTGGCCGCAGACGTGGGCGAACCCCAGTAACAACGATCAGCCCGAAGACACCGGATCATCGCCCGGACCTTGTGCGCCGAAACTTCCGTGCGCGGGCACCAGGCAGGCTTTGGGTTGCCGACATTACCTACGTTCGCACCCTGTCAGGATTCGCCTACACCGCGTTTGTCGTGGATGTCTACAGCCGAAAAATTGTTGGCGTTGCTACACGCTCGACGATGCGTACCGATGCGCTGCCCATGGAGGCATTGGAACATGCGTTAACGACTGCAGGACGAATTCATGGAAACCAGTTAATTCACCATAGCGATCGGGGCAGCCAGTACGTGTCACTGAAGTATTCCACCGCGCTAGCGGAATCCGGAATCCGCCCGAGTGTGGGAACAGTCGGCGATTCTTACGACAATGCACTAGCCGAAACAGTCAACGGGCTCTACAAGGCTGAACTCATTCACGCCCAAGGCCCGTGGACTTCGGTCGGAGAAGTCGAACTGGCCACCTTGCGGTGGGTGCATTGGTGGAACACCAAGCGGCTTCATGAAGCTTTGGACTACGCCACCCCACAGGAAGTAGAAACCGAGTACTATCTCACCCAGCCCATCAACACGGGGCCGTAA
- a CDS encoding ABC transporter ATP-binding protein, whose protein sequence is MIRTLYSLGSPADRRRLVLVLTLIGISAVALAIGLILIALFLDTLFSEDPAQAAAWLPWIIISVLVYAAADWPTEVIAQDLGHDYVLRIHRLIADRTAQLPLGYFEEDRAGQIGVVATSGALFAANAPAMMLRPMLHGAASAGLACVFLIAVDWRLGLVTVAVAAVVWFAYNRLMRQYRVAERQKGERNEHGAAEVLEFAQVQPVLRMAGPDSLGERAVRASIREQLSAQQHTQKTGEMIMGRLALIIMVGTVVIDALATVLLLNHWLEAGTYIGVIVLVFILARVAMSGIPYGEGLESARNTLDEIQKILDARVLPEPAVPAAPRDYGIEFDGVGFGYEPNTPVVRDVSFRVAPGTTTALVGPSGCGKSTLLKLAARFYDVDQGTIRIGGVDIRDLGSRAVLDSLAMVFQYVYLFEDTLYENIRLGCHNATREEVLRAAELAGVTEIARQLPQGFDTLISEGGQNLSGGERQRVSIARALLKDARIVLLDEATSSLDVQNEHLVMRGMKTLSAERTIVVIAHRLHTIRDADQIVMMSPSGTVESIGNHEELMESSPRYRSFWGEKSDATSWKL, encoded by the coding sequence ATGATCCGCACGCTCTATTCACTGGGCAGTCCGGCTGATCGTCGCCGTCTGGTGCTGGTCCTTACGCTAATTGGGATTTCCGCGGTGGCGTTGGCCATTGGCCTTATCCTCATTGCACTGTTTTTGGACACGCTGTTTAGCGAAGATCCCGCGCAGGCCGCAGCATGGTTGCCCTGGATCATTATCTCCGTCCTCGTCTACGCCGCCGCAGACTGGCCCACTGAGGTTATTGCCCAGGACCTGGGGCATGATTACGTGCTGCGCATCCACCGGCTTATCGCCGATCGCACGGCACAGCTACCCCTGGGCTATTTTGAAGAAGATCGCGCCGGCCAGATCGGTGTTGTAGCCACCAGCGGTGCGCTGTTTGCCGCTAACGCGCCGGCAATGATGCTGCGGCCCATGCTGCACGGTGCTGCCTCGGCCGGTTTGGCTTGCGTGTTTCTCATCGCCGTGGACTGGCGGCTGGGGCTGGTTACCGTTGCAGTGGCTGCCGTGGTGTGGTTCGCCTATAACCGCCTAATGCGGCAGTACCGCGTGGCAGAGCGCCAGAAGGGCGAGCGCAACGAGCACGGCGCCGCGGAGGTGCTGGAGTTCGCCCAGGTGCAGCCGGTGCTGCGCATGGCTGGGCCGGATTCGCTGGGGGAGCGCGCCGTGCGCGCCTCGATTCGAGAGCAGCTTAGCGCCCAGCAGCACACCCAGAAGACAGGTGAGATGATCATGGGTCGTCTGGCTTTAATCATCATGGTCGGTACCGTGGTCATTGATGCCCTGGCCACCGTGCTACTTCTCAACCACTGGCTAGAAGCAGGCACCTACATTGGCGTCATTGTGTTGGTGTTCATCCTGGCTCGCGTTGCTATGTCGGGCATACCCTACGGCGAGGGCTTGGAATCCGCGCGCAATACCTTAGATGAGATCCAAAAGATCCTCGATGCGCGGGTGTTGCCGGAGCCTGCGGTTCCGGCGGCGCCACGCGACTATGGCATCGAGTTCGATGGGGTGGGCTTTGGCTACGAACCCAACACCCCAGTGGTCCGCGACGTGAGTTTCCGCGTGGCGCCCGGAACTACTACTGCGTTGGTGGGTCCCAGCGGCTGCGGCAAGAGCACCTTGCTAAAACTTGCGGCACGCTTCTATGACGTTGACCAGGGGACCATCCGTATCGGTGGTGTGGATATTCGCGATCTTGGCTCCCGGGCGGTGTTGGATTCGCTGGCTATGGTGTTCCAATACGTGTACCTCTTCGAGGACACACTGTATGAAAACATCCGCCTGGGCTGCCACAATGCAACGCGGGAGGAGGTGCTCCGCGCAGCGGAGTTGGCCGGTGTCACCGAGATTGCCCGGCAGCTGCCGCAGGGGTTTGACACCCTGATTAGCGAGGGCGGGCAGAATCTCTCCGGTGGTGAGCGTCAGCGTGTCTCCATCGCTCGTGCGCTACTGAAGGACGCGCGGATCGTGCTGCTTGATGAGGCGACTAGCTCTCTAGACGTGCAGAATGAGCACCTTGTGATGCGCGGTATGAAAACGCTTTCTGCCGAGCGCACCATCGTCGTCATTGCGCACCGGCTGCACACCATCCGCGACGCGGACCAGATTGTGATGATGAGTCCCTCCGGCACCGTGGAGTCTATCGGCAACCACGAGGAACTCATGGAGAGTTCCCCACGCTACCGCAGCTTCTGGGGTGAAAAGAGCGACGCCACCAGCTGGAAGCTGTAG
- a CDS encoding ABC transporter ATP-binding protein, which translates to MTEQKPPITFRQISQPAHRQITVSLLLAVLAAVLSLVPVIVLVELVRTVMLSFQGEPIDASKLWLLVAALMVATVLHGQATVKSLQVSHQADGLLGEHLRQQQITKLGRLPLSWFTRTPSGTVKTYIEDDVTKIHQLIAHAPHDYSAGVLVPLLSLGYMFVVDWRIGLLGLVPLLLAVATMPFMMREFQEKAEKFKSSQKQLDAAVVELVRGIPVIKVFVPEGYDESIFLSRSRSFGGFYREWLHATVHPTALMKIFTSTGFGLLVVAAASPWLITSAGVPVADVLAAFLFINNIAAPLLMLSRTNIMFSEAKAAAADLTEFFNIPVLPPAAGGREPANAGIELKDLSFSYVPDTPVLSGINQKLTAGSITAVVGPSGSGKSTLAALIPRLLDPTEGSVRIGGVPSTDLRSDQLYRRVGFVFQDPYLMRMSVRDNIRLAHPEATDADVVRAARAAQIHERITHLPRGYDSVVGEDAQLSGGEQQRLAIARSILLDAPILVLDEATAFADPDSEAAIQRAITELVAGRTLVVIAHRLHTITGADRILMLENGEVTEAGTHEELVAAGKGYATMWARYQTAQAGIQGEEK; encoded by the coding sequence ATGACCGAACAAAAACCACCCATTACATTTAGGCAAATATCTCAACCTGCCCACCGGCAGATCACGGTGTCGCTGCTATTGGCGGTGCTGGCGGCGGTTTTGTCGCTGGTGCCGGTAATCGTGCTGGTTGAGCTGGTGCGCACCGTAATGCTGTCCTTCCAGGGAGAGCCGATAGATGCGTCAAAGCTGTGGCTGCTAGTCGCGGCGCTCATGGTGGCCACCGTCCTACATGGACAGGCAACCGTGAAGAGCCTCCAGGTAAGCCACCAGGCCGACGGCCTTTTGGGCGAGCACTTACGCCAGCAGCAGATTACCAAGCTGGGTAGGCTCCCGCTGTCTTGGTTTACGCGGACACCTTCGGGGACTGTGAAAACCTACATCGAAGACGACGTCACCAAGATCCACCAGCTCATCGCCCACGCGCCGCACGATTATTCGGCCGGTGTACTCGTACCGCTATTGAGCCTGGGATACATGTTCGTGGTGGACTGGCGGATAGGCCTGCTGGGCCTGGTACCACTGCTGTTGGCAGTGGCCACCATGCCGTTTATGATGCGCGAGTTTCAAGAAAAGGCGGAGAAATTTAAGTCCAGCCAGAAGCAGCTAGACGCCGCCGTCGTAGAGTTGGTGCGCGGCATCCCGGTTATCAAGGTGTTTGTTCCGGAAGGCTACGACGAGAGCATTTTCCTTAGTCGTTCCCGGAGTTTTGGTGGGTTCTATCGCGAGTGGTTGCACGCCACCGTACACCCCACCGCTTTGATGAAGATCTTCACCTCCACCGGGTTTGGCCTGCTGGTGGTAGCCGCGGCCAGCCCGTGGCTCATCACGTCTGCGGGCGTACCAGTGGCCGATGTGCTGGCAGCGTTTTTGTTCATCAACAACATCGCCGCGCCTCTGCTTATGCTTTCGCGCACTAACATCATGTTTTCGGAGGCGAAGGCTGCCGCGGCGGATCTCACCGAGTTCTTCAACATCCCGGTATTGCCGCCCGCTGCTGGCGGCAGGGAGCCTGCAAACGCCGGAATTGAGTTGAAAGATTTAAGCTTCTCCTACGTGCCGGACACCCCGGTGCTTTCCGGCATTAACCAAAAACTTACCGCCGGCAGCATCACTGCGGTGGTGGGACCTTCCGGCTCGGGGAAGTCCACGTTAGCCGCGCTCATCCCCCGGCTATTAGACCCCACGGAGGGGTCGGTGCGCATTGGTGGCGTCCCTAGTACTGATCTCCGATCTGACCAGCTCTACCGTAGGGTAGGGTTCGTCTTCCAGGACCCTTACCTTATGCGGATGAGCGTGCGGGATAACATTCGCCTCGCTCACCCGGAGGCCACCGACGCAGACGTGGTTCGCGCCGCCCGCGCCGCCCAGATTCATGAGCGCATTACCCATCTGCCGCGCGGCTACGACTCGGTGGTGGGAGAGGACGCGCAGCTTTCCGGTGGCGAGCAGCAGCGGCTGGCTATTGCCCGGTCCATCTTGCTCGACGCGCCGATCCTCGTGTTGGATGAGGCCACCGCTTTTGCGGATCCGGACTCCGAGGCCGCGATCCAGCGGGCCATTACCGAGCTGGTGGCCGGGCGCACGCTAGTAGTTATCGCACACCGGCTCCACACGATCACCGGCGCTGACCGGATCCTCATGCTGGAAAACGGTGAGGTCACCGAAGCAGGCACTCACGAAGAGTTAGTGGCGGCAGGCAAGGGCTACGCCACGATGTGGGCACGCTACCAAACCGCGCAGGCGGGCATCCAAGGGGAGGAAAAATAA
- a CDS encoding energy-coupling factor transporter transmembrane component T produces MSPTLPGSGTHTAGLHLDPRTTVLVILVVSSVLISPAGSSGALGSTARWMLIAVPGALFLASGMVAAALRYALTFAVLAGFPAVVVQALPERHIIVDVCATWFAGISLILPGITCCWYLLRTVSASEFMAAMQRMRSPDALTIPTSIMFRFFPTILEEYRDIRTAMQMRGISGLRNPIAMLEYRFVPLLASVVSIGNELAMSAVTRGLGSPRRRTTLCEIGFRVGDAIVISVLVVSLILLLVNIVMLP; encoded by the coding sequence ATGTCGCCCACTTTGCCCGGATCAGGCACGCACACAGCGGGACTCCATCTGGACCCACGCACCACGGTGCTGGTCATCCTCGTGGTGTCCTCGGTGCTCATCTCACCGGCCGGGTCCAGTGGGGCGCTGGGCAGCACCGCCCGGTGGATGCTCATTGCCGTTCCCGGGGCACTTTTCCTCGCCTCCGGCATGGTGGCCGCTGCACTGCGATACGCACTCACCTTCGCGGTGCTCGCCGGCTTTCCTGCGGTGGTGGTACAGGCCCTGCCCGAGCGCCACATCATCGTGGACGTGTGCGCTACGTGGTTCGCAGGGATTTCGCTCATCCTCCCTGGCATCACGTGCTGCTGGTACCTACTACGCACCGTCTCGGCCAGCGAATTCATGGCCGCGATGCAGCGCATGCGGAGCCCCGACGCCCTGACCATCCCCACGTCCATCATGTTCCGGTTCTTCCCGACGATTCTCGAGGAATACCGCGATATCCGCACCGCCATGCAGATGCGTGGCATCTCGGGCCTGCGCAACCCGATCGCTATGCTCGAATACCGCTTTGTGCCACTGTTGGCGTCCGTTGTGAGCATCGGCAACGAGCTGGCTATGTCTGCAGTGACCCGCGGATTGGGCTCGCCTCGCCGACGAACCACGCTGTGCGAGATAGGCTTCCGCGTAGGCGACGCAATAGTCATAAGCGTGCTCGTCGTGTCCCTGATCCTACTACTGGTAAATATAGTGATGCTGCCGTGA
- a CDS encoding thioesterase II family protein, producing the protein MTEISCEGVFPFVAGHRTGTLLFCFHHAGGSASVYRGWVGVNPSIDVVPVELPGKATRRREKWVSDFDKLADMCATEIVDLAAGAPIALYGHSMGAALAYQVAACLQQMHRPTIPEAVVVAARQAPGETVPGEYHSSMGFGALRREFEKVGGTPPEILANDDVMKLLLADIRRDYVLHEGFHHATTVLRSPVLALAGDSDPAVSPEMLSRWENFTSGSFELKVLPGGHFFPLDTGTEFLDLLAGFLAGITGNTAWLARNNA; encoded by the coding sequence ATGACAGAAATCAGCTGCGAGGGAGTCTTTCCGTTTGTGGCCGGACATCGCACTGGAACCCTCTTGTTTTGCTTCCATCACGCAGGAGGCAGCGCTTCCGTCTATCGTGGATGGGTGGGGGTCAACCCAAGCATTGACGTGGTGCCGGTGGAGCTTCCCGGAAAGGCAACCCGTCGCCGAGAGAAATGGGTAAGCGACTTTGACAAGCTCGCCGATATGTGCGCAACCGAGATAGTAGATCTGGCGGCGGGCGCGCCGATTGCGTTGTACGGCCACTCCATGGGGGCAGCGCTGGCCTACCAGGTTGCTGCCTGCCTGCAGCAGATGCATCGGCCCACTATACCGGAAGCCGTGGTGGTGGCCGCACGGCAGGCGCCCGGAGAAACCGTGCCTGGGGAATACCACTCGTCAATGGGGTTCGGTGCGCTGCGCAGGGAGTTTGAGAAGGTAGGTGGCACACCACCTGAGATCCTTGCCAATGATGATGTGATGAAGCTGCTGCTCGCTGACATTCGTCGCGATTATGTGTTACACGAGGGCTTTCACCATGCAACCACGGTGCTTCGCTCTCCTGTGCTGGCATTGGCGGGGGATAGCGACCCAGCTGTCAGCCCAGAGATGCTTTCCCGGTGGGAAAATTTTACCAGCGGTAGTTTTGAACTGAAGGTCCTGCCGGGTGGGCATTTCTTCCCGCTCGATACTGGAACCGAGTTCCTCGACCTGCTTGCCGGTTTTCTAGCGGGAATTACTGGGAACACTGCCTGGTTAGCGCGGAACAATGCGTGA
- a CDS encoding non-ribosomal peptide synthetase translates to MFSNLDHGSVSGVSVQRMLTKQRGARVTMPVVFTCGLGVVEHPESDQSPYLGVIDHGLSQTPQVWMDLQVYEHDGGLMLNMDAVEAIFPDDMVAELFTSLTATLSHLAESPELWNAPTSTIAPTTNAPTADRINDTDRELPGADKSLLGLYQKGLAEHGDNLAVIDATTQWTYEQLNEQSDKWAQLIAATDPAPGDLVGIMMEKSAQQIAAVLGAMKAGCAYLPLSVDQPVGRNTSIINDAGASIVAMDHPDDDFAALAEHCTVITLADVARHRPGDQALSESSPTPSSLAYVIYTSGTTGTPKGVAITHESAVNTIVDVNERFGVTPTDRILGISELNFDLSVYDIFGMFARGATLVLPSPADKRDPQCWADAVTTHSVTLWNSVPALFSMYVEHLRERSLIGSSVRSALLSGDWIPVNIAYQVSTLFRDCTVFAAGGATEASIWSNWYEVGVDDASRTSIPYGTPLANQRMYILDEALNPRPTHVPGDLYIAGRGLAMGYWKDPEKTAASFITHPRTGERMYRTGDKALYNHLGHIIFLGREDGQVKVNGYRIELGEIESTARKFNELRDCVAVNDHGIVLYVVTHEGFNMAALNNHLAESLPAYMRPRVISRIDGLPRSWNGKIDRKSLEGKTFEQPQTRERSRNHRDSGIITILQELLGPKEISIDDDFFTIGADSLTAVRLTNSIRREMSVEISIRDVFNHPTVRELSDLIADIVGSDVEEGEI, encoded by the coding sequence ATGTTCAGCAATCTCGATCACGGCAGTGTCTCCGGCGTGTCGGTGCAGCGAATGCTTACTAAGCAACGCGGTGCTCGGGTAACCATGCCGGTGGTCTTCACGTGTGGCCTGGGCGTCGTGGAGCACCCCGAGTCAGATCAGAGTCCTTACCTGGGCGTAATCGATCATGGCCTATCGCAGACGCCACAGGTATGGATGGACCTCCAGGTCTATGAACACGATGGTGGCCTGATGCTGAATATGGACGCGGTCGAGGCGATCTTCCCCGACGACATGGTGGCGGAGCTTTTCACCAGCCTTACAGCCACTCTCTCGCACCTCGCAGAGTCCCCTGAACTCTGGAACGCGCCCACCAGTACCATAGCTCCGACGACCAACGCGCCCACCGCAGATCGAATCAACGACACAGACCGGGAACTCCCCGGAGCGGATAAGAGCCTACTGGGGCTGTATCAGAAGGGACTTGCCGAGCATGGTGACAACCTCGCGGTGATAGACGCCACCACGCAATGGACATACGAGCAACTCAATGAGCAGTCGGATAAGTGGGCCCAGCTTATTGCTGCAACTGACCCGGCGCCTGGTGATCTCGTTGGCATCATGATGGAAAAGTCCGCACAACAGATCGCAGCGGTACTAGGCGCAATGAAGGCCGGATGCGCCTACTTGCCGCTGAGCGTGGACCAACCGGTGGGGCGTAACACTTCCATCATCAACGATGCGGGTGCATCCATTGTTGCGATGGACCATCCGGACGATGATTTCGCTGCGTTAGCCGAGCACTGCACAGTCATCACTCTGGCCGATGTCGCCCGGCATCGGCCAGGTGACCAGGCCTTAAGCGAATCGAGTCCGACACCCAGCTCGCTTGCGTACGTCATCTACACGTCTGGTACGACGGGCACTCCCAAAGGAGTAGCCATCACCCACGAGTCGGCGGTCAATACGATTGTCGATGTCAACGAACGCTTCGGGGTGACTCCGACCGACCGGATATTGGGGATTTCAGAGCTAAACTTCGATCTATCGGTATACGACATCTTCGGGATGTTCGCGCGGGGTGCTACCTTGGTGTTGCCATCTCCAGCAGACAAACGTGATCCGCAGTGCTGGGCAGATGCCGTAACTACGCACTCGGTGACGCTGTGGAACTCTGTGCCAGCACTTTTTTCGATGTACGTGGAACACCTCCGCGAACGGAGCCTCATTGGTTCCTCCGTACGGTCGGCACTACTCAGCGGAGATTGGATACCTGTAAATATCGCTTACCAGGTCAGCACCCTCTTCCGGGACTGCACAGTTTTCGCTGCTGGGGGTGCTACCGAGGCATCGATATGGTCAAACTGGTACGAGGTAGGCGTCGATGATGCCTCGCGTACCAGCATTCCCTATGGAACGCCGCTGGCAAATCAGCGAATGTACATCCTCGATGAGGCCCTGAACCCCCGACCCACGCATGTGCCGGGAGACCTTTACATTGCCGGACGTGGCCTGGCCATGGGGTACTGGAAGGACCCAGAGAAGACCGCAGCATCATTCATCACCCACCCCCGCACCGGCGAACGAATGTACCGCACGGGCGACAAGGCCCTCTACAATCACCTTGGTCACATCATCTTCCTGGGGCGCGAGGACGGTCAGGTTAAGGTCAACGGCTACCGCATCGAACTCGGTGAGATCGAGTCAACAGCACGAAAATTCAACGAACTCCGCGATTGCGTCGCTGTCAACGACCATGGCATTGTTCTCTACGTTGTTACGCATGAGGGCTTTAACATGGCAGCACTCAATAACCACCTCGCCGAGTCTCTCCCTGCCTATATGCGTCCACGCGTGATATCACGCATTGATGGGCTACCACGGTCTTGGAACGGCAAGATTGATCGCAAGAGTTTAGAAGGAAAAACCTTTGAACAACCACAAACAAGGGAACGCTCTCGTAATCACCGAGATTCGGGTATCATTACCATCTTGCAAGAACTCCTCGGGCCCAAGGAGATCAGCATCGACGATGACTTCTTCACCATCGGTGCCGACTCGCTCACGGCCGTGCGGCTTACTAACTCGATTCGTCGAGAAATGTCAGTAGAGATCTCCATACGTGACGTATTCAACCATCCAACGGTCCGAGAATTGTCCGACCTGATCGCCGACATCGTCGGCAGCGACGTAGAAGAAGGCGAAATTTAG